One Carya illinoinensis cultivar Pawnee chromosome 5, C.illinoinensisPawnee_v1, whole genome shotgun sequence genomic window, ACTATTCAAGTGCATTacaagtttttttaatttttatttcattttcttttaagtatttttttaacattcttaatcattaagaaaaaattaaaaaaaatataattttattaatacttacttccctaatcattaagtaaaataaaaaattaaaaaaaaaatcaaataggaAAAGAGTAGTAGATAGATTGTAGGGGAGTAGTAACTATATCATTTTCCTAGTTAATGCGGAAACGACAACGTAATCAAATAACGTAATCAAATAACGTCGTTTCTTTACACAAgcatataagatatttttttgaaataatttgtCGGAATCCGTTATCATAAATAGATTTGAAAATGATACACGTATTAAATTTTGACACGAGGCATGAGATAATTTGTGACTATTTGAACACAACTTACGCGGCAAAATAAACACAAGACAAAATGGAGCATTATTGAAATtcaaaagtatataaatataaagacgAGAAAGAAAATGGTCTTTTTTGCAATGAATCATCATGAGTGGATTTGAGCTGATTTGAGTGAAATATGGTCATGTGTACGTTCGGTATGCATGCATGGAGATAGATGTGTAGTTCTGAGAAAAGAAATTCATGAATATTTCTTACAAAAGTGCTGTAATGTAATTTGCAAACGCCCATATGTATCCAATTGGCCGGGATCCTTTCCATATAAATTCAGCATAAAATCTCATCAATGTAGAAGCAAGAGCgaagaaaattcaataaataaaattaaaatagcttTTCTTTGTTCAAATCCTCTTGGAAAATGATCATATGAAGCAATGGTATTAAgttccaaatttaaaaacaaattaacgagaTAATATTCCTTAGCTTTTTTGGCTAGAGATCATTTAAAGATTCTAAGTTCCCCTTTAAACATAAACAATGATCaagttatcaaaaaaataaaaataaacaatattcAAGATTAATATTGATGCAGTGAACAATTTGTGGTCAGGCGCCTTTGAAAACTACCATTAAAGTTCTTTACCTAATTATAAGACAAAGATGTACAGATCAGATGCATTAATTATTCAAGCTGGAGGATTAAGTAGTAGTCACAGTACACCATAAAAGCACAATATCAATAATGATCTTCAAACCATGTTGACACGCACAATAATTTGCGTATTAAATGatgcaaaatacaataaattatgtGAGTTAACTTTTGATTTCAACCGCCGTTTAGACTGACTAGAAAAAATGATAAGCGAAACCCTAAATTTCTGAAAGCATAATCTAAAACtgcaaaagaaaatgttagacCAATTAATGGGGTATAAGAAAGCAAACATTAAACCGCCAAGATCTGCGTTGAAGCTCATTGAGATAACCTCAAGGGTAAATCCCCAAAAGCAAAAACGATACCAGCAAAAGCAAAGTTGGAAACCTGAAGCAGTAATATCACAAGTCATATATGCATGATATCGTTTGGGAGAACAAATTAAACTCACACGAGGCTCTGGCGCAGGAGAAGACCGGATCGACGTACGCTGCTCACGGCCAGGCTGCGGAACGCGCTCTCTGAGCATGAAATGCCTCAGGTATCGCTTAAGGTACTGCCTCCTCCTAGCTTCAGCGGAGCTTGAATTGCAGCCGATATGATGATAGGGACCTGGATGGTTCGGAACCAGCCGAACATTTTCAGCGTTCGTGGCTCCATGCAACATCGCAACAGCCTCAGCACTCTCGGGTTCTACACCAGCCATTGACacacctaaaaataaaaaagaagaaggccTAGCTTGATAAGTCTCTTTCAAGTAACGGTCCAACTCGCATGCAGACCTGGCTCTGACTGTCAGTTCCAAACAGCCTTTATGcgcagaagaagaagatgaagaagaagaagaagaaggttacACAGATATAGATATTTCTGAGAGATAAGTAGAGAGGAATAGTGTCCGCGTAGACCATCTCAGTGACTGACGCTCTGCAATCACGAAACGTGGGGTTTAGGAATGATATATGCGGTTGTACTAGTTTGTTCGTTTCCTCCCTCTAGGTCTagagaccttttttttttttttgaataaaacccGTATATTTTCCTTCTCATTTCTCTGTATTTATgtgggtttttgttttcttttagaaTGGTTGCGGAAGAAGAGGAATAATTAGCGGGAGTTATAAATTGGTTTTGGATTTACATATTAGATGCATGAGAGAAGCAGAAAGAGCTAGATAGAGCTGCGAGAGACAGATGGACGGAGTGGTTGAAGTATCTTTATACAGGTGTTGGCATAGTTTTCCTTCCTTCGACACGATATCTCCAATGGTGGAAGTATCGTACGTACATATATCAGACTCAGTACCCGTCGACCcagggaagaagaagatcagGCAGCAGCAGCTTGAATTATCGAAAGGGCAAAAGAGCTAACACTTAAATGGGCGGCCCATGTGAATTTTCAAGACCAATATAGAACTTCCTGGACTAAATATCACAGTTCGGCCTACTTTTATGGTCCTGGCCCATCTCTTACGAACCGACTAAAGTATTAGATCTCATTAGAATACACGAACTTCAAAGCTGATCCAACGGTGAAGACCACATCGGGTGTCGGGCTCTAGAACCACCAGATTTTCCCGTGTGTACCACTTAGCCTTATCCTGCGCACACTTGCACATACAGTGACTGACTCCTCTGTGCCCTTCTACGCACACCCACTGTAATGGCAGCTGAGCTACAACCACCAGAAGCCCTGATAACCGCTGGCCCAACGGCCGGAACAACGACCACGACTGCAACGACGATTGCGGCAACAGATACGGCGACGTTTGTACCGTCGGCCGACTACCAGGGACAAGCTTTGGCCCCAAAACGGCAACGCCGACCCAGTGTCCGATTGGGGGAGATCGGGGACCAGCCGGCCACGCTCTCATATGAATCTCACGTACGACGAACCAAACAACAACCCTTGAGGCTCCCCAAGGACCACTCCTCTAAGTCCTTCAAGGCTCGGTCCCTGATCAACCTTGTCAACGGTGGTGATTCCCAGGATATCCAAGAGCCAGCGGAAGATAGGAACCAAAACGGCGATGGAAATCTTGAATTCGCGAACCGGAAGAAGGCGAAGCGGGGCGCGACGAAGCGGGCCCGATCCACTTGGGTCTCGAGAGTCGAAGAAGGAGCCGCGGCCGAGGGAGACAGCAGAGAAGACGGTAACCACAACGAAGGGTTCAGAGATTTCGATCCCGACTCGGACAGTCAGCTGAAGGAACACAGTCCCGTCCACTCAGTCGACAACGTGGTGCTCGATTCGTGGCACGGGGTTAGACGGCAAGGTCGGGCTAGGGTTTCGGAAAGTCGCGAAAACGACGCCGTTGATTTGGACAATTTTCCTGAGTCCGACTCGAGGGACCGGAAGTGTGGGACGAGCGAGGGAGTGAGGTCGTGGCTGATCGAATTGGGGTTGAGCCGGTACGCGCCGGTGTTTGAGATACATGAGGTGGACGACGATGTTTTGCCGATGTTGACACTGGAGGATCTCAAGGATATGGGAATCAATGCGGTCGGGTCCAGGCGGAAAATGTATTCCGGTATACAAAAGCTTCGCAAGGGGTTTTCGTGAGTGcttccccttttcttttcttttttgtagaaCTAAAATAATTGTAGTTTTAATCTTACCTTATAAACCCTCGGTCACTGCTGAATATTGGATAAAATGCGTGTCTGGGATGGGTTTGAGTCTTGTTTCTGATGATAACAATAATAAGAAGATGGTAATATTTATAAGCCCATTTTCTTCTTTGGGTTGGTAGTTCTGAAATGCAACGGCTTTGTATGTTGGATCTTTTACCTGGTAATGGTATTGGAGATGGTATGCACAACTTTGATTAAATTGTTATAGGAAATAGgggaatgaatattttttttcacgagcaactctttcttaaaatatttac contains:
- the LOC122310082 gene encoding uncharacterized protein LOC122310082, which gives rise to MAAELQPPEALITAGPTAGTTTTTATTIAATDTATFVPSADYQGQALAPKRQRRPSVRLGEIGDQPATLSYESHVRRTKQQPLRLPKDHSSKSFKARSLINLVNGGDSQDIQEPAEDRNQNGDGNLEFANRKKAKRGATKRARSTWVSRVEEGAAAEGDSREDGNHNEGFRDFDPDSDSQLKEHSPVHSVDNVVLDSWHGVRRQGRARVSESRENDAVDLDNFPESDSRDRKCGTSEGVRSWLIELGLSRYAPVFEIHEVDDDVLPMLTLEDLKDMGINAVGSRRKMYSGIQKLRKGFS